The sequence below is a genomic window from Planctomycetota bacterium.
TCCTGGCGGCGGTGCTCACGCTGCGCGGAACGAGCGTCGGCGGAAGCGTCGAGATCCCCGTCCTGGCGCTCGAACCCATGATCCAGCCGGCGCCCGGCGCCCCGCCGCTTCGGGTCATCAAGGAATCGCAGGAAGGCGTCTGGTGCGAGGACGAGTTGAAGCAGCCCATCCTGGTGCGCAAGGAGGACCTGGACTCGGGAAAGGCAAAGCGCATCCCCGGCATCCGCCAGGCCATCGAAGACATGGCGAAAGTGTACCGCCAGGAACTTCCGCTGAACCTGTCGGCCGCCCAAAAGTTCCGCGACAAGGCCCTCGACCTCTACGACCGCCGCAATACCGAACCGCGGAACCTCTTCGGCGCGGTCCGGTGCTTCCAGCAGGCGCTGGCGTACTACGGCGGCCGATCGTTCTTCCCCAACCAGCCGACCGTCGACAAGATCTACCTCGATGCCCTGCGGGACCTCGTGGACGAGATCAGCCGGGAATACAACAACGCCGTCGTGGACGAAAAGATGGGCAACTATAAGCGCGCGGCGCAACGCTACCAGCGCATCCTCAACATGATCCCGGAGAAGGAAAACCCCATCGTCCGGAACGTCATTCGGCGTTTGACGGCCCTGCGGGAGCGCGAGACGGAGCGCTAGGCGGCGGCGTCGGCGGAACCACACCGGGCTCCACAGGGTACTTGTTGATGAATTCCTTCCACTCCTCCAGACCCGACGGCGGAGATTCGCCAGGCCTTTCCGGGGGCGCGGGGAGTCCCGTCGGCGGTTGAGGGGACTCGATCGGCGGCGCACCCTCGCTCTCGGTTGAAGGGCCCCACGGTTTCCAGACGCCGGCCACCACCAGCACCGCCAGAACCAGGACTACCAGCCCGCTGAGAACGGCGGCGGCGACCAACAGTTGCGGCCGGTCGGCCAGCCAGTCCCCCACGAGGCGGGCCCTCCGGCGAACCCGGCGGCCCGTTTCGTGCGCCCGCCGGCCGACCGTCCTGGCCGCCAGCGCCGCCCGCCTCGACGCGGGCAGCACCACTGGACGCTCGTCCAGTCGCGGCAGGAGAACGCGTATCCGTCGGCGGTCCAGGCCGACCAACGCGCCCACGGCCGAGAGAATCTTGCTCCGTTGGTCGGGGTGGCCCCCGAGCCGCTTGATCCGCCAACCCATCCGAAGGACCGTCCCCCCGGGGTCGCCCTGCGCCTGGCGCACGAGCGACATCCGGTCCAGCAGGCGCGACTCCTGGGTGACCTCTTCGGCCACGACGCGCGCGAGGCCTTCGGGGATGCCGAGCGCTTTCTGAAGACTTTTGACGGCCTCGGCCCGCCGCTCCAGGGGGATGTCGTCGAGGCAACTGCCGAGGACCACGGCATCGCGGTAGATCCAGAGCCCCTTGGGGAGATTCAGGCCGTGCTCGCCGCGCGCCGGCCAGGAATCCATCTGCGGGCGAAGGAATCGCATGATGGCCGGGATCAGCCGCGACACCGGCACGCCGCTCTCCCGGCAGGCGATGAGCCAGGCCTCCAGCGTCTCCGGTTCGTGGGACCGCTTCGCACAGTGCCCGTCGTAAAGGGCCTCGATCGTTTTCCGCCAGCCGCGCAGGAGGTCGTTGTCGTAGGCCCGCCTCTTGGCGGCATTGGTAAGGACGGAGACGGCCTGGCCCACGTCGGACAACAGGTCCAGCGCCTGCTTGCGGTACCGCCCGATCTGGTAGGCCCGGATCTTGCGCTTCACTTCGCGGGCGGCCTGGAGGATGCGCGTCGCGTCCCGCTCGAGCGGCGGAACGCCGAGCAGGTCGTAATGCGTCGGCGAGGGGCTCGTCACACCGAGCCAGTCCCGGTACAGGTCCTCCCGGGCCATCTCGCCAGGCGGATTGTGAGCGGAAGGGGTCTCCGTCATGCGCGCTCGCGCCATCGGCTGAATAACCGGCCCCAATATAGCGATTCCGCCGCCCCCTGACAATCGAGAAGCGCCGGGGTGTGGACGGTGCCCGCCTCGACGGTTAGAATCCTGGGGTCCCTTTCAGGAGTGCGGCCGCGATGCCCGATCGGGAGTGGCGAACCATCCCCCTGGCCGAAGCGCTCGAGCGGACGGACCTCCGCGCCCGCCTCGCGAACGCCCTCGACGCCGGGCCGCTCTGCGACCGGTGCCTCGGACGCCTCTGCGCCCAGGTGGACACAGGGATGGGCAACGACCAGCGCGGGGCCGCCATCCGCCGGACGCTCCAAGCCGCGCCGCCTGCCGGCCCCTGCCGGATCTGCGGCGGCCTGTTCGCAGAAATCGACGCCTGGGTCGAACGATCGCGGCAGGCGCTCGAAGGCCTCGAATTCGACACGCTCCTCGTCGCGTCGCACGAGCATAGCGCGATGGCCGAACGCGAGCGGGCCATCCAGACGCTCGCGGGCGGCGACCTCGCGGAACCTTACAGGCAGGAATTCAACCGCCTGGTCGGCACCCGCTTGTGCGACGCGAGGCGCGCCCAGCCCGACTTCGTGCACCCCGACGTCGTCGTCCTGGCGGACCACGCCGAGGGCACAGTGACGCTGGACGTGCGGCCGCTGTTCGTCTCCGGGCGGTACCGGAAACTCGTGCGCGGTCTGCCGCAATGCCGGTGGGCCGCGTGGCCGACGAGCGTCCAGGCCATCATCGGCGACCCTGTCCGCGAGGCCGCCGGCGGCGAAGATCATCTTTTTCACGGCTGCGGCCGCGAAGACGCGGACGTGCGATGCCTGGGCGAGAGGCCTTTCGTGCTCGAGGTCCTCCGGCCGCGCCGGCGCCGGCTCGATTGGGCCGCGCTCGCCCGGGCCATCGGCCGTTCCGGGGCCGTCGAAGTCGTCGGCCTCGGACGCTGCGCCGCCGAGGAGGTGGCGTGCATCAAGAGCCTCCGGCCGGATAAGACGTACCGCGCGCTCGTGCGGCTGGCGGAACCGGTCGCGGACCTCGCGCCCCTCGGGAACCTGGCGGGCCGGATCCGCCAGCGGACGCCGCTGCGGGCCCTCAGGAGCCGCACCGACCGCGTCCGCCATCGCCGCGTCCGGTCCGTCGCGTGGAAGTCCGTGGACGCGAGAACGGTCGAGATCGAGGTCCGCACGCAGGCGGGGCTCTACGTCAAGGAACTCGTAAGCAGCGACGACGGCCGCACCAGCCCGAGCGTTGCCGAGGTCCTCGGCGTCCCGGCCGAGTGCGCCGAACTCGACGTCACCGCGATCCACCTATAATGTCGCCTGCCCAATCCGCTGCCCGAGCGAGTGACTTCTCCGGGAACTCCACCGAAGGTGCCGCGTCCAAGACGGTGCAGGCCCGCGGAGGGTCTGCGTTGCGGAGGTGTCTGGCGCCAAGCATCTGAAAGGAGGCAGTTATGTTCGCATCGCGAGGGACTTGCGGATCGTGGGCGCGCGTCGCCGGGTCGGCGGTCGCGCTGGCGGCTCTGGCGTGCGCTGCGGCCGGCGCGGCCGAGCCGGAGTCGGGACGGCTTGCGATCAAGACACAACGAGCGGTCGTCTTCAAAGACGGGTACGCGCTGCTGGTTAAGGAGGCGAGGGGCGTGGCCGACGCCTCCGGCCGCGTCTTTACCCTGGAGGTGCCGGACTCGGCGGTCCTGGGCAGTTTCTGGGCCGTCAGCCGGACGGACGAGATCGTCGCCATGCGGGCCGAATACACCGACGACTGGAAACGGGTGGACACGCCGCTCGGCCCGGCAGCCAGCACGCTCGAAAACCTGCTAAAGCAGGTGACGGGCAAGGCGGTGACGCTGACGACCGCCGGCGGCGAGGAGTTCCGCGGCAAAATGCTCGGACGCACCGTTATCGAAGACCGGCCGTTCGTCCTGGTCGAGCCGGAGGGACAACCGGCCGGCGCTGGTCCGCAGCCGATTTCGATCGCACAATCCCAGATCGTGGCGGTGCGGAGCCCCGCGCTGAGCGATGGGGGGAACGCCGACCCGCCGTTCGCCCGTGCGAAGCGGCTGAGTTTCGACCTTGGCCAAGAGTCGGCGGGCAAGGCGGTCGAACTGACACTCATGTACTTCGCCCCCGGCATCCGCTGGATCCCAACGTACCGTGTGAGCGGCGACCTGAAGGACACGGCGGCGATGGCGCTGCAGGCGGAAATCCTGAACCAGAGCGAAGACCTTCGGGACGTGGGGCTGGACCTGGTGGTGGGCGTGCCGCATTTCCGCTTCCGCGACGTGGTCTCGCCGCTTGTGCTGGAGGCGACGCTGCGCAACGCGCTGGCGCAGGCGGCCCCGCAACTGATGGGGCAGATGTCCAACGCGATGTTCACGCAACGGTCGGGCGAGTGGCGCCGCGAGGCGGAGGCGGCGGCGCCGGCGGCGCCGGCCGACATCCAGTTGCCACCCGAACTGGGCGCGACCGGCGAGCAGGACCTCTTCGTCTACACCGTGCCGAACTTCTCCCTGCGGGCGGGAGGCCGCGCGAGCGTCCCCCTCTGGCAGGCCGAGGCGCCCCTGCACCACCTCTACACGTTGGACCTGAACGTCGTGCGGAACGCCACGCACGGCAGCATGGTCCAGGGCGAGGCGGACGACGCGCGGTATCCGACGGGCTCGCCGCTCCGCCTGCTCAAAACGCAGGTCTGGCATCAACTGGAGTTGACCAACCGCTCCAAGGTCCCGTGGACGACCGGCGCGGCGATCATCCTCCGCGGCAATCTGCCGATGGGGCAGGACTTGCTGACCTACGCGCCGCCCGGCGGAACGAGCCTGCTGCCGATGACCGTCGCGGTGAACCTCCGCGGAACGCTGGCGGAAGAGGAGATCGAGCGCAAGCCGAACGTCCTCCAGTGGGGCGGCCATTCGTACTCGCTGATTCGTAAGAAAGGGACGATCACCCTCACGAGTTATCGCGACGCCGACTCGGACATGCGCGTCACCGTCTCCCTGCCGGGCAAGGCCGACGAGGTCTCCGGCGACGGGCACATCCGGATTGACGATTTTCATCCCGCCGACTGGCAGGGCGGCGGTTTCTGGCAGAACAACCACAGCGAACTGGTGTGGAAACTGAACCTGAAACCGGGACAGACGGTCGAGATGACCTACACCGTCTCCTTCTACGTGCCGTAAGGCGCTGGCGCCCAAAGGCCATGCCTTTGGCGGTTGGGGCGTGTAGCGTAGCAGTACTAGGATTGAAGCGGCACGCCGTAGGGCCGGCCGCGGTCGTAGCCCGTCACCGTCGTGAACCCGGCCTCGCGGAGGGCTCGCTCGGCGTCGGGAAAGGCGTGCACCACGTCGCCGGGCCGATGGGCGTCGGAGCCGACGGTCACTCGCCGGCCTCCGAGGCGCCGGTATCGGCGGAGGATTTCGGCGTCGGCCGCCAGCCCCATCCCCCGATCCAAGACGTGGTGCGTGTTGACCTCCAGAGCGATGCCGCCGGCGATGCACGCCGCCAGGATCTTCTCGACCGCTTCCCAATAGGCGGCATCGCGGTACGGTTCGACTAGGAGCGGCGCCTGCTTGAACACGTAATCGAAGTGGCCCAGGCCATGGCACCAGCCGGAGGCGACGAGGGCGGCCGTCTCGGCCAAGTACTCGCGCTCCAGGTCCCGCAGGTCGAGGGCGGCAAGTTCCTCCGCCGAGAGGCGGTAGATGGGGACTCCCGCCGCCGTGTGGACGGAGCCCATCACGAAGTCGAAGTCCATGGCGGCGAGGCATTCGCCCGGCTCGACGCCGTACGAACGCCGGTAATCAAACTCGACCCCCATGCGGACGGCCAGGCGGCCGGCGTAGCGGGCGCGGGCTTCCTCGACGGCGGCGGCGAAGGCGGCGTAGTCGAAGAAGCCGTAGCCCGGGTCGCTCCGGTCGAAGTCCAGGTGCTCCGTGAAACAGACGTCGCGGAGACCGGCCTCGACCGCCGCCGCGCACATCTCGACAACGGAGGCGTGGCCGTCGTCGCTGTAGGTCGAGTGAAGGTGATAGTCCGTCGGGATCATACGGCCCCCTGCCCCGGCCTATATACCGCGGCGTGGGATGGCACACAAGGTTTGTTCGCCCCACCGTGCCGCCGCGCAAAAGACCTTGCCTCGACCGCGCCCCGCGCGTATGCTGGCGACTCCGAGAAAAGAGGCGGGTGCCGACCGATGGCCGACGAGCCGCGAAATTCCGTCCTCATTGTCGAAGACGAGCCGGATATGAACAAACTGCTGGCCGAGGTGCTCTCAGCCTACGGCTTCGAGCCGATCCGCGCCGCAACGGGCGAACAGGCCCTCGACCTGCTGGCCACGCGGACACCCGACGCCGTCATCCTGGACCTGATGCTCCCCGGACTGAGCGGCTACGAATTGTGCCGACGACTCAAGGGCGCCCGCCGGACCAACCCGATTCCCATCCTGATTCTGACGGCGCTCGACCGTCCCGAGGATCGTCTCCTCGGATACGAAACCGGGGCGGACGATTACCTGACGAAACCGTTCAGCCCCGACGGGCTGGTGACGCGGCTCCAGGCCTGCCTCGATCGCCGCCGCCAAGCGGCCGCCGCCACGGGGGCGATCGAAATGACGCTCGAACCGGCCGAGGCCCCGAGCGCCATGAAGGCGGTCAACGCGTTGGTCTCCGCCCTTTACAGACGCACCGGTCTCGTACCAGAGTCCGTCGAGGCCCTTCGCGCGGGCCTCGCGCGCATCGTCGAGGCGGCCGCCGACTGGACCAACCGGCATCAAGGGCAGGCTCCGGTGCGCGCGACCATCCACCTGAACGAGCATCGGCTGGAACTGGCGTGGCGTCCGGCGGCGGAGGGCGGCGACGCCTTTC
It includes:
- a CDS encoding FHA domain-containing protein, translated to MATDGDPSRDVPARRPMGLGPVTAARAHLESTAGPEKGQTFRIAPGTTTLGRDPACEVALSESAISRQHCRIERRGDQWVLKNLSDNGTRLNRKSIDEAVLSDGDDIRVGAKTRLRFVVETVAVSPTGRPQFRRRTAEEEAAPEAEAEEPPSLFRRRKGLFIGLAIYLAVIVLLAAVLTLRGTSVGGSVEIPVLALEPMIQPAPGAPPLRVIKESQEGVWCEDELKQPILVRKEDLDSGKAKRIPGIRQAIEDMAKVYRQELPLNLSAAQKFRDKALDLYDRRNTEPRNLFGAVRCFQQALAYYGGRSFFPNQPTVDKIYLDALRDLVDEISREYNNAVVDEKMGNYKRAAQRYQRILNMIPEKENPIVRNVIRRLTALRERETER
- a CDS encoding tRNA pseudouridine(54/55) synthase Pus10, with product MPDREWRTIPLAEALERTDLRARLANALDAGPLCDRCLGRLCAQVDTGMGNDQRGAAIRRTLQAAPPAGPCRICGGLFAEIDAWVERSRQALEGLEFDTLLVASHEHSAMAERERAIQTLAGGDLAEPYRQEFNRLVGTRLCDARRAQPDFVHPDVVVLADHAEGTVTLDVRPLFVSGRYRKLVRGLPQCRWAAWPTSVQAIIGDPVREAAGGEDHLFHGCGREDADVRCLGERPFVLEVLRPRRRRLDWAALARAIGRSGAVEVVGLGRCAAEEVACIKSLRPDKTYRALVRLAEPVADLAPLGNLAGRIRQRTPLRALRSRTDRVRHRRVRSVAWKSVDARTVEIEVRTQAGLYVKELVSSDDGRTSPSVAEVLGVPAECAELDVTAIHL
- a CDS encoding histidinol-phosphatase HisJ family protein, yielding MIPTDYHLHSTYSDDGHASVVEMCAAAVEAGLRDVCFTEHLDFDRSDPGYGFFDYAAFAAAVEEARARYAGRLAVRMGVEFDYRRSYGVEPGECLAAMDFDFVMGSVHTAAGVPIYRLSAEELAALDLRDLEREYLAETAALVASGWCHGLGHFDYVFKQAPLLVEPYRDAAYWEAVEKILAACIAGGIALEVNTHHVLDRGMGLAADAEILRRYRRLGGRRVTVGSDAHRPGDVVHAFPDAERALREAGFTTVTGYDRGRPYGVPLQS
- a CDS encoding response regulator, coding for MADEPRNSVLIVEDEPDMNKLLAEVLSAYGFEPIRAATGEQALDLLATRTPDAVILDLMLPGLSGYELCRRLKGARRTNPIPILILTALDRPEDRLLGYETGADDYLTKPFSPDGLVTRLQACLDRRRQAAAATGAIEMTLEPAEAPSAMKAVNALVSALYRRTGLVPESVEALRAGLARIVEAAADWTNRHQGQAPVRATIHLNEHRLELAWRPAAEGGDAFLAEHLGPQSETVSAWMGAGAFDRRSESVGAVVFEKALPRE